A window of the Vespula vulgaris chromosome 6, iyVesVulg1.1, whole genome shotgun sequence genome harbors these coding sequences:
- the LOC127064609 gene encoding uncharacterized protein LOC127064609 isoform X6, giving the protein MEKFLFIDYRKMLRNLLVNGTIIASSAYLIFCKHKKALNIIITFCILYFTGYRNYKNLQAHKELKQLVLLQNEFYDLCNKGLKILRHGYKVKINSRKVEQPFHDLMGERLIYLQPIMENLIKCMEDLCQIYHHIICIMTAQFPKHVFNQFVITTFEDNAFKIHGEINYEALKQLYYTYALMQSELLYLLAIAYDTKTWSLTCDKISKANLIYITYKLNKQLIKYKNKLSLCINSYYNCKVEPVQYNFKGPVASKWQDVYLHLNLTSNKIQQAYERIISMINDIDTCTDDTSTNNEMIEKMTQKMDEMYKQIDTARNFAEFSSLLITKIKYKNSKMSYTKQDTKIQNVNENLPVIIDTEPEILDEVFEEYIKEEYLKPLYEEDEEILLQEYKLDKLLAKNFMSELKEALIDKHRTMSERESKALQRMYRNVINSANDLGSNNLRSSIPIPPPMPSLASNSISLRNNDSINYDHNNIFPIESSNTSNTEIFHTQTSSVNNIVKNFKYDKDANNESIIEDNKDSTVFRSLSLKQFQNPVIQFGLNMPPQLLSMNEEMFIGSGENSESDIEPEDDSIA; this is encoded by the exons ATGGAA aaatttttatttattgattacaGGAAAATGTTAAGGAATTTACTTGTTAATGGTACAATAATAGCTTCTTCTGCGTACTTAATATTCTGTAAACACAAAAAagctttaaatattataataacattttgtatattatatttcactGGTTATAGAAACTACAAAAATTTACAGGCacataaagaattaaaacaattagtattattacaaaatgaattttatgatttatgtaataaaggattaaaaattttgagaCATGGTTACAaggtaaaaattaattctaggAAAGTAGAGCAACCATTTCa TGATCTCATGGGAGAAAGATTAATATACCTACAACCAATaatggaaaatttaattaaatgtatgGAAGATCTTTGTCAAATTTACCatcatattatttgtattatgaCAGCACAATTTCCTAAACatgtttttaatcaatttgtaATAACAACATTTGAAGATAATGCGTTTAAAATACATGGAGAAATTAACTATGAAGCATTGAAG caattatattatacttatgcTCTTATGCAATCGGAACTATTATATCTACTGGCTATTGCATATGATACTAAAACGTGGTCTTTAACTTGTGATAAAATTTCCAAGGCAAACCtgatttatattacttataaattgaataaacaattgataaaatataagaataaattatctCTGTGTAtcaattcttattataattgtaaagtGGAACCagttcaatataattttaa gGGTCCAGTTGCATCAAAATGGCAAGACGTTTATTTACATTTGAATTTAACATCTAATAAGATTCAACAGGCATATGAACGTATAATATCAATGATTAATGATATTGATACGTGTACTGATGATACTTCAACCAATAAtgagatgatagaaaaaatgacGCAAAAAATGGATGAAATGTATAAGCAAATAGATACGGCTAGAAATTTCGCTGAATTTAGtagtttattaataacaaaaataaagtataaaaattcCAAAATGAGTTATACAAAACAAGATActaaaatacaaaatgtaaatgaaaactTGCCGGTAATAATTGATACAGAACCAGAAATACTTGATGAGGTGTttgaagaatatattaaagaagaatatttgaaaCCTTTgtatgaagaagatgaagagatCTTATTACAAGAATATAAATTGGACAAATTGTTGGCAAAGAATTTTATGAGTGAATTAAAGGAAGCTTTGATTGATAAGCATAGAACTATGTCAGAAAGAGAATCTAAAGCACTTCAACGTATGTACAGAAACGTAATAAATAGTGCAAATGATTTGGGGAGTAATAACTTAAGATCTTCAATACCTATACCACCTCCAATGCCTTCTTTGGCCAGTAATTCCATTTCGTTACGTAATAATGATTCCATTAATTACGATCACAATAACATTTTTCCCATAGAATCGTCAAATACATCGAATACCGAAATATTTCATACACAAACGTCAAgtgtaaataatatcgtaaaaaattttaaatatgataaagaTGCCAACAATGAATCAATAATTGAAGATAACAAAGATAGTACTGTCTTTAGATCATTGTCATTGAAACAGTTTCAAAATCCTGTTATACAATTTGGATTAAATATGCCTCCTCAATTGTTATCTATGAATGAAGAAATGTTTATAGGTAGTGGAGAAAATTCTGAAAGTGATATTGAACCAGAGGATGATTCAATTGCATAA